A window from Sinorhizobium fredii encodes these proteins:
- a CDS encoding DUF2585 domain-containing protein has protein sequence MTIAAGTDDNRQRSTWIWLIACLGVVVIQILMQHLMGRLWICECGYVKLWEGVVNSSGNSQHISDWYTPSHIIHGFLFYGLGFLLLRGKPLSARLLLATVIESAWEIAENTPMVINRYRSATISLDYFGDSILNSTMDTLAMAAGFLIASRLPVAVTVTIAIILELFTGWLIRDNLTLNVLMLVWPLDAVKAWQAGL, from the coding sequence GTGACGATCGCCGCCGGTACGGACGACAACAGGCAACGCAGCACCTGGATTTGGCTGATCGCCTGCCTCGGCGTCGTCGTCATCCAGATCCTGATGCAGCATCTGATGGGGCGGCTGTGGATCTGCGAATGCGGCTATGTGAAACTCTGGGAGGGCGTCGTCAATTCCAGCGGCAACTCGCAGCACATTTCCGACTGGTACACGCCGTCGCACATCATCCACGGCTTCCTGTTCTACGGCCTCGGCTTTCTGCTGCTGCGCGGAAAACCGCTGAGCGCCCGCCTGCTGCTCGCGACCGTCATCGAGTCGGCTTGGGAGATCGCCGAGAACACGCCGATGGTGATCAACCGCTACCGCTCGGCGACGATCTCGCTCGACTATTTCGGCGACAGCATCCTTAATTCCACTATGGACACGCTCGCCATGGCCGCAGGCTTCCTCATTGCCTCGCGGTTGCCGGTGGCGGTAACGGTCACGATCGCGATCATCCTCGAACTCTTTACCGGCTGGCTGATCCGCGACAACCTGACGCTCAACGTGCTGATGCTTGTCTGGCCGCTTGATGCGGTGAAGGCGTGGCAGGCGGGGCTGTAG
- a CDS encoding septation protein A, with protein sequence MSTIEAEKPRTEVSPLLKLVLELGPLMVFFFANSRGDWLAGRFPVLAELGGPIFIATGLFMAATAAALAVSWIMTRTLPMMPLVSGIVVFVFGALTLWLQNDTFIKMKPTIVNTLFGAILLGGLLFGKSLLGYVFHAAFKLDEDGWRKLTIRWGVFFLFLAVLNEIVWRSFSTDFWVAFKVWGTMPITILFTLAQMPLIMKHSLEQERAE encoded by the coding sequence ATGTCGACAATCGAGGCAGAGAAGCCCCGGACGGAGGTAAGCCCGCTCCTGAAGCTCGTACTGGAGCTCGGGCCGCTGATGGTGTTCTTCTTCGCCAATTCGCGCGGCGACTGGCTGGCTGGGCGCTTTCCGGTGCTCGCCGAACTCGGCGGTCCGATCTTCATCGCCACCGGCCTTTTCATGGCGGCGACGGCCGCGGCGCTCGCCGTCTCCTGGATCATGACGCGAACCCTGCCGATGATGCCGCTCGTCTCCGGCATCGTCGTCTTCGTCTTCGGGGCGCTGACGCTGTGGCTGCAGAACGATACCTTCATCAAGATGAAGCCGACCATCGTCAACACGCTGTTCGGCGCGATCCTGCTCGGTGGGCTCCTGTTCGGCAAGTCGCTACTCGGCTATGTATTCCATGCCGCCTTCAAGCTGGATGAGGACGGCTGGCGGAAGCTGACGATCCGCTGGGGCGTGTTCTTCCTGTTCCTCGCGGTGTTGAACGAGATCGTCTGGCGCTCCTTCTCGACCGATTTCTGGGTCGCCTTCAAGGTCTGGGGGACGATGCCGATCACCATTCTCTTCACCCTTGCCCAGATGCCGCTGATCATGAAGCACTCGCTGGAACAGGAGAGGGCCGAGTGA
- the ftsY gene encoding signal recognition particle-docking protein FtsY, with protein MAIGFIKKIFSFGKDTVEEKPLPPQEAPVAPVADEAAGTPSVPAASAEDDRTAIEEAKSGADEIAPSPERAPEVETGHEEARSEKDVVIEGESVPHPISPLVREMPEGGEAPSEDAPFAGEAAIPPSVPSGHLPLKGGDQGEIEAAADNSRTVVEEAEAGRAGEIAPTAEPAPDEVGTRSEEVDESVAIDGEGAPHPISPLVGEMPGRAEGGAPSADQAALRDEAAPSLPKGFAAADKRPQEAVPAAQPKLSWYQRLRRGLARTSSQLTGQIASLFTKRKLDEATLQELEDLLIQADLGVETAMRITDALSSERYGKDVTGEDVSRIMAGEITKVLAPVAKPLELDLSHKPHVILVVGVNGTGKTTTIGKLAAKLSGAGLKVMLAAGDTFRAAAIEQLKIWAERTKSDIVASKLGADAAGLAYEAYQLAREKKSDVLIIDTAGRLQNKAELMAELEKIVRVLGKLDPDAPHTVLQTLDATTGQNALQQVEIFRNVAGVSGLIMTKLDGTARGGILVAISAKHKLPVYFIGVGEGVDDLEPFEAKDFAEAIAGVAAG; from the coding sequence ATGGCGATTGGTTTCATCAAGAAGATCTTCTCCTTCGGCAAGGATACCGTCGAAGAGAAACCGCTGCCGCCGCAGGAGGCGCCGGTAGCGCCGGTTGCCGATGAGGCCGCTGGCACGCCCTCTGTCCCTGCGGCGAGCGCCGAGGATGATCGGACTGCCATCGAGGAGGCGAAGTCTGGTGCGGACGAGATTGCGCCATCTCCCGAACGTGCCCCCGAGGTTGAGACCGGTCATGAAGAGGCAAGGTCCGAGAAAGACGTCGTCATCGAAGGCGAGAGCGTGCCCCATCCAATCTCCCCCCTTGTGAGGGAGATGCCCGAGGGGGGAGAAGCACCTTCCGAAGACGCTCCGTTTGCCGGTGAAGCCGCGATACCCCCCTCTGTCCCTTCGGGACATCTCCCCCTCAAGGGGGGAGATCAGGGGGAGATCGAGGCAGCCGCCGACAACAGCCGAACCGTCGTCGAGGAGGCAGAGGCCGGTCGTGCAGGCGAAATTGCGCCGACAGCCGAGCCCGCCCCGGATGAGGTTGGTACCCGTAGCGAAGAAGTTGACGAAAGCGTTGCGATAGACGGCGAGGGCGCGCCCCATCCAATCTCCCCCCTTGTTGGGGAGATGCCCGGCAGGGCAGAGGGGGGTGCCCCTTCCGCAGACCAGGCCGCGCTTCGCGACGAAGCCGCCCCGAGCCTCCCCAAGGGCTTTGCCGCCGCCGACAAACGCCCCCAGGAAGCAGTGCCCGCCGCCCAGCCGAAGCTTTCCTGGTATCAGCGGCTGCGCCGCGGCCTCGCCCGCACGTCGTCGCAGCTCACCGGCCAGATCGCCAGCCTCTTCACAAAGCGCAAGCTCGACGAGGCGACGCTGCAGGAATTGGAAGATCTGTTGATCCAGGCGGACCTCGGCGTCGAGACGGCGATGCGGATCACCGACGCACTCTCCTCGGAGCGCTACGGCAAGGACGTGACCGGCGAGGACGTCTCGCGCATCATGGCCGGCGAGATCACCAAGGTGCTCGCCCCGGTCGCCAAGCCGCTAGAACTCGATCTCAGCCACAAGCCGCATGTGATCCTCGTCGTCGGCGTCAACGGCACCGGCAAGACGACGACGATCGGCAAGCTTGCCGCAAAACTTTCCGGCGCCGGGCTGAAGGTGATGCTCGCAGCCGGCGACACCTTCCGCGCCGCGGCGATCGAGCAGCTGAAGATCTGGGCGGAGCGGACGAAGTCCGACATTGTCGCCTCCAAGCTCGGCGCCGACGCCGCGGGCCTTGCCTATGAGGCCTACCAGCTCGCCCGCGAGAAGAAATCGGACGTGCTGATCATCGACACGGCCGGGCGGCTGCAGAACAAGGCCGAGCTGATGGCCGAGCTCGAAAAGATCGTCCGCGTCCTCGGCAAGCTCGATCCGGATGCGCCGCACACGGTGCTGCAGACGCTCGATGCGACGACCGGGCAGAATGCACTGCAGCAGGTGGAGATCTTCCGCAATGTCGCGGGCGTCAGCGGGCTGATCATGACCAAGCTCGACGGCACGGCGCGCGGCGGCATCCTGGTGGCGATCTCCGCCAAGCACAAGCTGCCGGTCTATTTCATCGGCGTCGGCGAGGGTGTCGACGATCTCGAACCCTTCGAGGCGAAGGATTTTGCCGAGGCGATCGCCGGCGTCGCCGCCGGCTGA
- the mtaB gene encoding tRNA (N(6)-L-threonylcarbamoyladenosine(37)-C(2))-methylthiotransferase MtaB gives MSGVEVITFGCRLNTYESEVMRAEAEKAGLNNAILVNTCAVTAEAVRQARQAIRRARRDNPHARIVVTGCAAQTEKETFAEMAEVDAVLGNEEKLKSASYRALPDFGVSAEEKLRVNDIMSVRSTAPQMVKHIDGHVRAFIQVQNGCDHRCTFCIIPYGRGNSRSVPMGAVVEQARRLVEGGYCEIVLTGVDATSYGADLPGTPTLGLLARTLLKQVPEILRLRLSSIDSIEADRHLLDLIADEPRFMPHLHLSLQHGDDLILKRMKRRHSSADARAFCAEVRRLRPEISFGADMIAGFPTETEEMFENAARLAEECRIAHLHVFPYSPRPGTPAARMPQLDRALVKERAARLRVKGAELYAAHLDRMIGSDQTILVEMNGLAHTENFTLVDAAGLEPRSLATVAITGHNGKHLTMHREQMAAA, from the coding sequence TTGAGCGGCGTCGAGGTCATAACCTTTGGCTGCCGCCTCAACACTTATGAATCGGAAGTGATGCGGGCGGAGGCCGAGAAGGCGGGGCTGAACAACGCCATCCTCGTCAATACCTGCGCGGTCACGGCCGAGGCCGTGCGCCAGGCGCGCCAGGCGATCCGCCGCGCCCGGCGCGACAATCCGCATGCCCGCATCGTCGTCACCGGCTGCGCCGCCCAGACCGAGAAGGAAACCTTCGCCGAGATGGCCGAGGTCGATGCGGTTCTCGGCAACGAGGAGAAGCTCAAAAGCGCCTCCTATCGGGCGCTGCCGGATTTCGGCGTTTCGGCCGAGGAAAAGCTGCGCGTCAACGACATCATGAGCGTGCGCTCCACGGCGCCGCAGATGGTCAAGCACATCGACGGCCACGTGCGCGCCTTCATCCAGGTGCAGAACGGCTGCGATCACCGCTGCACCTTCTGCATCATCCCCTATGGCCGCGGCAATTCCCGCTCCGTGCCGATGGGCGCGGTCGTTGAACAGGCGCGCCGGCTCGTCGAAGGCGGCTATTGCGAGATCGTCTTGACCGGTGTCGACGCGACGAGCTACGGCGCCGATCTGCCCGGAACGCCGACGCTTGGGCTGCTCGCCAGGACGCTTTTGAAGCAGGTGCCGGAAATTCTCCGCCTCAGGCTCTCGTCGATCGACAGCATCGAGGCGGACAGGCATCTCCTCGACCTCATCGCGGACGAGCCGCGCTTCATGCCGCATCTGCATCTGTCGCTGCAGCATGGCGACGATCTGATCCTGAAGCGCATGAAGCGACGCCATTCGAGCGCCGATGCCCGCGCCTTCTGCGCCGAGGTTCGGCGTTTGCGGCCCGAGATCAGCTTCGGCGCCGACATGATCGCCGGTTTTCCGACAGAGACCGAAGAGATGTTTGAGAACGCCGCGCGGCTTGCCGAGGAGTGCCGCATCGCCCATCTCCACGTTTTCCCCTATAGCCCCCGTCCGGGCACCCCGGCGGCCCGCATGCCGCAGCTCGACCGGGCGCTCGTCAAAGAACGGGCCGCGCGGCTGCGCGTCAAAGGAGCAGAGCTCTACGCGGCCCATCTCGACCGCATGATCGGCAGCGACCAGACGATCCTCGTCGAGATGAACGGGCTGGCGCATACGGAGAATTTTACCCTCGTCGATGCGGCCGGCCTCGAGCCGCGCTCGCTCGCTACGGTCGCAATCACCGGCCACAACGGCAAGCATCTGACGATGCACAGAGAACAGATGGCTGCGGCCTGA
- the dapF gene encoding diaminopimelate epimerase, whose amino-acid sequence MADHVQFARMNGLGNKILVVDMRGRKDRVAPAAAIALNADPETEFDQIMAIHDPRAAGTDAWIDIVNSDGSMAQACGNGTRCVVQALSAETGKKAFLFHTVAGLLEAKEHDGGLISVDMGAPRFGWSEIPLAEEFHDTRRIELQIGPIDDPVLHSPSVASMGNPHAIFWVENDVWSYELERFGPLLENHPIFPERANISIARVRSREEMDLRTWERGAGLTLACGSAACAAAVSGARTGRTDRTVTVNVPGGPLKIEWRERDDHVIMTGPAEWEWSGRLDPATGAFERDAASGANGARAL is encoded by the coding sequence ATGGCCGATCACGTGCAATTTGCCAGGATGAACGGGCTTGGAAACAAGATCCTGGTCGTCGACATGCGCGGCCGCAAGGATCGCGTGGCGCCTGCGGCGGCGATCGCGCTCAATGCCGATCCGGAGACAGAATTCGACCAAATCATGGCGATCCACGATCCGAGGGCCGCCGGCACGGACGCCTGGATCGACATCGTCAATTCCGACGGCTCGATGGCGCAGGCCTGCGGCAACGGCACCCGCTGCGTCGTCCAGGCGCTCTCCGCCGAGACAGGCAAGAAGGCGTTCCTGTTCCATACGGTCGCCGGCCTGCTCGAGGCCAAGGAGCATGACGGCGGCTTGATCTCGGTCGATATGGGAGCCCCGCGCTTCGGCTGGAGCGAGATCCCGCTCGCCGAGGAATTCCACGATACACGGCGGATCGAGCTGCAGATCGGGCCGATCGACGATCCGGTGCTGCATTCGCCGTCGGTCGCCTCGATGGGCAATCCGCATGCGATCTTCTGGGTGGAGAACGACGTCTGGAGCTACGAGCTCGAGCGCTTCGGGCCGCTGCTCGAAAATCACCCGATCTTTCCCGAACGCGCCAATATATCGATCGCCCGTGTCCGTTCACGTGAGGAGATGGACCTCAGGACGTGGGAGCGGGGCGCGGGGCTGACGCTCGCCTGCGGTTCCGCCGCCTGCGCCGCCGCGGTCAGCGGCGCCAGAACCGGCCGCACGGATCGGACCGTGACGGTGAACGTTCCGGGCGGGCCGCTTAAGATCGAATGGCGCGAGCGCGACGACCACGTGATCATGACGGGGCCGGCCGAATGGGAATGGTCGGGCAGGCTCGATCCCGCCACCGGTGCTTTTGAGCGTGATGCGGCGAGCGGCGCAAACGGAGCGCGAGCGCTTTGA
- a CDS encoding MBL fold metallo-hydrolase translates to MGTGGNRYYRGPVSDHFDGIRFYNPGGMAPRGFADLLRWQLRGKRVRWPKHYDSPFIEVRPELNVDGDRLRVTMIGHATLLIQVAGLNILTDPVWSHRASPFAFAGPHRHNAPGIRMDDLPPIDVVLVTHNHYDHLDVETLGTLHAEHAPLIATPLGNDTIIRRAVPDAELAVLDWGERIEIDDGVVVHAEPCHHWSARGMRDRRMALWSAFVIETPVGKIYHVGDTGFHGGINYRAARDKHGSFRLANLPFGCYEPRWFMESHHQNPEEAVMGMIACGAEHVAGHHWGTFRLTDEGIEEPLRALEAALARAGVEPRRFRPLRPGEVFDVPASTG, encoded by the coding sequence ATGGGCACAGGCGGCAACCGCTACTACAGGGGACCCGTTTCGGATCATTTCGACGGCATTCGTTTCTACAATCCCGGCGGAATGGCGCCGCGCGGCTTCGCCGACCTGTTGCGCTGGCAGCTGCGCGGCAAGCGCGTGCGCTGGCCGAAACACTACGACAGCCCCTTCATCGAAGTCCGGCCTGAGCTCAATGTGGATGGCGACCGGCTGCGGGTGACGATGATCGGGCACGCGACGCTCCTGATCCAGGTGGCCGGCCTGAACATACTGACCGATCCGGTCTGGTCCCATCGTGCCAGCCCCTTCGCCTTTGCCGGGCCGCATCGCCATAACGCACCGGGCATTCGCATGGACGACCTGCCGCCGATCGACGTCGTGCTGGTCACCCACAATCACTACGACCATCTCGATGTAGAAACACTCGGCACGCTGCATGCCGAGCACGCGCCGCTGATCGCAACGCCGCTCGGCAACGACACGATCATCCGCCGCGCCGTTCCGGATGCGGAGCTCGCGGTTCTCGATTGGGGCGAGCGGATCGAGATCGACGACGGCGTCGTCGTCCATGCGGAACCCTGCCATCATTGGTCGGCCCGCGGCATGCGCGACAGGCGGATGGCGCTCTGGTCCGCCTTCGTCATCGAGACTCCGGTTGGCAAGATCTACCATGTCGGTGATACCGGCTTCCACGGCGGCATCAACTATCGCGCCGCCCGCGACAAGCACGGCTCCTTCCGCCTTGCCAACCTTCCCTTCGGCTGCTACGAGCCGCGCTGGTTCATGGAAAGCCACCACCAGAATCCGGAAGAAGCGGTCATGGGCATGATCGCCTGCGGCGCAGAGCACGTGGCGGGTCACCATTGGGGCACGTTCCGTTTGACGGATGAGGGCATCGAAGAGCCGTTGAGGGCCCTGGAGGCCGCGCTCGCCAGGGCCGGCGTCGAGCCACGCCGCTTCCGGCCGCTGCGGCCCGGCGAAGTCTTCGACGTTCCCGCCTCGACGGGATAA
- a CDS encoding MarR family winged helix-turn-helix transcriptional regulator, with translation MLARFDRLERLYKAIKLVRPVHLNVSRTVENMLEGAGISVAERSVLELLCEEPLTVPEAARRLSMKRQFVQRVAAGLIGKRLIEKRPNPEHRRAYFCAPSPAGRDLFNAVHRRELEMLHAVLGDINQTEVVVALRVMARIDAAFEALARR, from the coding sequence ATGCTTGCCCGATTCGACAGACTGGAACGGCTCTACAAGGCGATCAAGCTTGTCCGGCCCGTGCATCTCAACGTCAGCAGAACAGTCGAGAACATGCTCGAGGGTGCGGGAATCAGTGTTGCCGAGCGCTCCGTGCTGGAACTCCTCTGCGAGGAGCCGCTGACCGTGCCGGAGGCAGCCAGGCGGCTGTCGATGAAGCGGCAGTTCGTGCAGCGCGTCGCCGCCGGCCTGATCGGCAAAAGGTTGATCGAGAAAAGGCCCAATCCGGAACACCGGCGGGCCTATTTCTGCGCGCCGAGCCCGGCCGGCAGGGATCTCTTCAACGCCGTCCATCGGCGCGAACTCGAAATGCTGCATGCGGTCCTCGGCGATATCAATCAGACCGAGGTAGTCGTGGCGCTCAGAGTCATGGCACGGATCGACGCCGCCTTCGAGGCGCTCGCCCGACGGTGA
- the ffh gene encoding signal recognition particle protein: MFESLQDRLGSILNGLTGRGALSEADVSAALREVRRALLEADVALDVVRSFTEKVREKAVGAEILKSIKPGQMVVKIVHDELVAMLGSEGVTIDLNAPAPVVVMMVGLQGSGKTTTTGKIAKRLTARDKKKVLMASLDTRRPAAQEQLRQLGVQTGVDTLPIIAGQSPTDIAARAVQAAKLGGHDIVILDTAGRTHIDEPLMIEMAEIKRKSNPHEILLVADALTGQDAVNLARNFDDRVGITGLVLTRMDGDGRGGAALSMRAVTGKPIKLIGVGEKMDELEEFHPRRVADRILGMGDIVSLVEKAAENIDAEKAAAMAAKMAKGKFDLNDLADQLRQMQKMGGMGGIMGLMPGMAGMKDKMAAAGLDDSLFKRQLAIISSMTKAERANPDLLKHSRKKRIASGSGTDAADINKLLKMHRQMADMMKMMGGKGKGGMMKQMMGGLANKMGLGGLGGGMPDLSKMDPKQLEALQKQAEAAGLGKSGAGMPSLGGGLPGLGGGKLPGLGGFPGLPGLPKKK; encoded by the coding sequence ATGTTCGAGAGCCTCCAGGACCGTCTTGGTTCCATATTGAATGGACTGACCGGCCGCGGCGCCCTGTCGGAAGCGGACGTTTCCGCGGCGCTTCGGGAGGTTCGCCGTGCGCTACTCGAAGCCGACGTCGCGCTCGATGTCGTGCGGTCCTTCACCGAGAAGGTTCGCGAGAAGGCGGTCGGCGCCGAAATCCTGAAATCGATCAAGCCCGGCCAGATGGTCGTCAAGATCGTCCATGACGAGCTTGTTGCCATGCTCGGCTCCGAGGGCGTGACGATCGACCTCAATGCGCCGGCCCCGGTCGTCGTCATGATGGTCGGCCTGCAGGGCTCCGGCAAGACGACGACCACCGGCAAGATCGCCAAGCGGCTGACGGCGCGCGACAAGAAGAAGGTCCTGATGGCCTCGCTCGACACCCGTCGTCCGGCCGCCCAGGAGCAGTTGCGCCAGCTCGGCGTGCAGACCGGCGTCGACACGCTGCCGATCATCGCCGGCCAGTCGCCGACCGATATCGCCGCCCGCGCCGTTCAGGCGGCGAAGCTCGGCGGCCACGACATCGTCATCCTCGACACCGCCGGCCGCACCCATATCGACGAGCCGCTGATGATCGAGATGGCGGAGATCAAGCGGAAGTCCAATCCGCATGAGATCCTGCTCGTCGCCGATGCGCTGACCGGCCAGGACGCCGTCAACCTCGCCCGCAACTTCGACGATCGCGTTGGCATCACCGGCCTGGTGCTGACCCGCATGGACGGCGACGGCCGCGGCGGTGCGGCGCTGTCGATGCGTGCGGTCACCGGCAAGCCGATCAAGCTGATCGGCGTCGGCGAGAAGATGGACGAGCTCGAGGAGTTTCACCCGCGCCGCGTTGCCGACCGCATCCTCGGCATGGGCGACATCGTCTCGCTGGTCGAAAAGGCGGCGGAAAACATCGACGCCGAAAAGGCGGCCGCCATGGCCGCCAAGATGGCCAAGGGCAAATTCGACCTCAACGACCTCGCCGACCAGCTGCGCCAGATGCAGAAGATGGGCGGCATGGGCGGCATCATGGGATTGATGCCCGGCATGGCCGGCATGAAGGACAAGATGGCCGCTGCCGGCCTCGACGACAGCCTCTTCAAGCGTCAGCTCGCCATCATCTCCTCGATGACCAAGGCCGAGCGCGCCAATCCGGATCTGCTCAAGCATTCGCGCAAGAAGCGCATCGCCAGCGGCTCGGGAACCGACGCCGCCGACATCAACAAGCTTCTGAAGATGCACCGCCAGATGGCGGACATGATGAAGATGATGGGCGGCAAGGGCAAAGGCGGCATGATGAAGCAGATGATGGGCGGCCTTGCCAACAAGATGGGCCTTGGCGGCTTGGGCGGCGGCATGCCGGATCTTTCGAAGATGGATCCGAAACAGCTGGAAGCACTGCAGAAGCAGGCGGAGGCCGCCGGCCTCGGCAAGTCGGGTGCCGGAATGCCGAGCCTCGGTGGCGGTTTGCCGGGCCTGGGTGGCGGCAAGCTGCCCGGTCTCGGCGGATTCCCCGGCCTTCCCGGTTTACCTAAGAAGAAGTGA
- a CDS encoding chorismate mutase, which translates to MLDPEIKEELAGYRQSIDNIDAALVHMLAERFRCTKAVGVLKAKHKLPPADPAREEYQIERLRHLAKDANLDPDFAEKFLNFIIKEVIRHHEAIAADRSQPAGSAGTTRSA; encoded by the coding sequence ATGCTTGATCCCGAGATCAAAGAGGAATTGGCGGGCTACCGGCAATCGATCGACAATATCGATGCCGCACTCGTCCACATGCTGGCCGAACGGTTCCGCTGCACCAAGGCGGTCGGCGTTCTCAAAGCCAAGCACAAGCTGCCGCCGGCCGATCCGGCGCGCGAAGAATACCAGATTGAACGCCTTCGCCACTTGGCCAAGGATGCCAATCTGGACCCGGATTTCGCCGAGAAGTTCCTGAACTTCATCATCAAGGAAGTCATCCGGCATCATGAAGCCATCGCCGCCGATCGCTCGCAGCCCGCGGGCAGCGCCGGCACCACCCGTTCCGCTTGA
- the rpsP gene encoding 30S ribosomal protein S16, translating into MALKIRLARGGSKKRPYYQIVVADARSPRDGRFLEKIGSWNPMLGKDDEKRVELNAERVSHWIAQGAQPTDRVLRFLDQAGLAKRPARNNPTKALPGKKAQERAAEAKQKAEDAAAAAAEAAAE; encoded by the coding sequence ATGGCACTGAAAATTCGTCTCGCCCGCGGCGGTTCCAAGAAGCGCCCCTATTATCAGATCGTCGTTGCCGATGCGCGCAGCCCGCGTGACGGCCGCTTCCTCGAAAAGATCGGCTCCTGGAACCCGATGCTCGGCAAGGACGACGAAAAGCGCGTCGAGCTGAACGCCGAGCGCGTCAGCCACTGGATCGCCCAGGGCGCCCAGCCGACCGACCGCGTCCTGCGCTTCCTCGACCAGGCAGGCCTTGCCAAGCGCCCGGCCCGCAACAACCCGACCAAGGCACTGCCGGGCAAGAAGGCACAGGAGCGTGCCGCCGAAGCCAAGCAGAAGGCCGAGGATGCCGCCGCTGCCGCTGCGGAAGCAGCCGCGGAATAA
- the rimM gene encoding ribosome maturation factor RimM (Essential for efficient processing of 16S rRNA): protein MTKLENPVLMATIGAAQGLRGEVRVKSFTEDPTALGDYGNLHSEDGRVFEVLEIREAKNVVIVRFRGINDRTAAEALNGLELFIERDNLPDDDLDEDEFFYADLEGLEAIDGTGKSYGSVTGVFDFGAGDLLELKGPGRRPVLIPFTEWSVLEIDLEAGKLLVDPVAAGLVDDKDESLDKQFPTKRK, encoded by the coding sequence ATGACCAAGCTCGAGAACCCTGTCCTGATGGCGACGATCGGCGCGGCGCAAGGCCTGCGCGGCGAAGTGCGGGTAAAGTCCTTTACGGAAGATCCGACGGCGCTCGGCGACTACGGCAATCTGCACAGCGAGGACGGCCGCGTCTTCGAGGTGCTGGAAATCCGTGAAGCGAAGAACGTGGTCATCGTCCGCTTCCGCGGCATCAACGACCGAACCGCGGCGGAAGCGTTGAACGGCCTCGAACTCTTCATCGAACGCGACAACCTCCCCGACGACGACCTCGACGAGGATGAGTTTTTCTATGCCGATCTCGAAGGCCTGGAAGCGATCGACGGCACTGGCAAGAGCTACGGCTCGGTGACCGGCGTCTTCGACTTCGGCGCCGGGGACCTGCTGGAGCTCAAGGGACCCGGCCGCCGGCCGGTGCTGATCCCGTTCACCGAATGGTCGGTGCTGGAGATCGATCTCGAGGCCGGCAAGCTGCTGGTCGATCCGGTCGCCGCCGGGCTCGTCGATGACAAGGACGAGAGCCTCGACAAGCAATTCCCGACGAAGCGCAAGTGA
- the trmD gene encoding tRNA (guanosine(37)-N1)-methyltransferase TrmD, with protein sequence MSFRATVLTLYPEMFPGHLGVSLAGKALERGQWSIEAVQIRDFAENKHRTVDDTPAGGGAGMVLKPDVLARAIDHVAADDDRPRLLMSPRGRPLTQARVRELAAGPGAVIVCGRFEGVDQRVIDTRHLEEVSIGDYILSGGEPAALVLLDAVVRVLPGVMGNELSGVHESFEGGLLEHPQYTRPQVFEGHEIPAVLTSGNHGAVAKWRAAEARRLTAERRPDLLARAFESDPPQPVKK encoded by the coding sequence ATGTCCTTTCGCGCCACGGTCCTGACGCTGTATCCGGAGATGTTTCCGGGGCATCTCGGCGTGTCGCTCGCCGGCAAGGCGCTGGAGCGCGGCCAATGGTCGATCGAGGCGGTGCAGATCCGCGATTTCGCCGAGAACAAGCACCGCACCGTCGACGACACGCCGGCCGGGGGCGGCGCCGGCATGGTGTTGAAGCCGGATGTTCTTGCCCGCGCCATCGACCACGTCGCGGCGGATGACGACCGGCCGCGCCTGCTGATGAGCCCGCGCGGCCGACCGTTGACGCAGGCACGCGTTCGCGAGCTTGCCGCCGGTCCCGGCGCCGTCATCGTCTGCGGCCGCTTCGAGGGCGTCGACCAGCGGGTCATCGACACGCGCCATCTCGAAGAAGTGTCGATCGGCGACTATATCCTGTCCGGCGGCGAGCCGGCGGCGCTGGTGCTGCTCGATGCGGTCGTGCGCGTCCTGCCCGGGGTGATGGGCAATGAACTCTCCGGCGTGCACGAAAGCTTCGAGGGCGGGCTGCTCGAGCACCCGCAATATACCCGGCCGCAGGTCTTCGAAGGCCACGAGATTCCGGCGGTGCTGACATCAGGAAATCACGGCGCCGTCGCCAAATGGCGCGCGGCCGAGGCGCGGCGGCTGACGGCGGAACGCCGCCCCGATCTGCTGGCGCGTGCCTTCGAGAGTGATCCGCCTCAGCCCGTGAAGAAATAA